A stretch of the Vigna radiata var. radiata cultivar VC1973A chromosome 7, Vradiata_ver6, whole genome shotgun sequence genome encodes the following:
- the LOC106766349 gene encoding uncharacterized protein LOC106766349 → MNAKWWSETLDTILLENPNLKINEIRSKSLRKWNTNVTLSKARRAKLMASCKVEGSFKDQFTRIYDYAHELLRCNPGSTVKVKVDSENGQTIFQRFNYKGELLTVVGRDPNEKMLPLAYAIMEVENKETWSWFLELLIEDLGGTEVCDACTFMSDQQKGLLPVLFELLPRAEHRFCMRHLYANFRKKIQRAHLKTLTWKAATSTYPQAWKREILNMKEVNVEAYKYLIVIPPRLSSN, encoded by the exons ATGAATGCTAAGTGGTGGAGTGAGACATTAGATACCATACTACTTGAAAATccgaatttgaagataaatgaaaTACGGTCAAAATCTTTGAGGAAATGGAATACAAATGTCACATTATCTAAAGCTCGTAGGGCAAAATTAATGGCATCATGCAAAGTTGAAGGTTCATTCAAAGATCAGTTCACAAGAATATATGACTATGCACATGAATTATTGAGATGTAACCCAGGATCAACCGTCAAAGTTAAAGTAGATAGTGAAAATGGTCAGACCATATTTCAGAGGTTCAAT TACAAGGGGGAGTTATTAACAGTTGTTGGTAGAGATCCTAATGAGAAGATGTTACCTCTGGCATATGCAATTATGGAAGTAGAGAACAAAGAAACTTGGTCTTGGTTTTTGGAATTGTTGATAGAAGACCTTGGGGGCACTGAAGTATGTGATGCATGCACTTTTATGTCTGACCAACAAAAG GGTTTGCTGCCAGTGTTGTTTGAACTTTTACCTAGGGCAGAGCATAGATTTTGCATGAGACACTTATAtgcaaattttagaaaaaaaattcagaggGCACACCTTAAGACTTTGACGTGGAAGGCTGCTACTAGTACCTACCCCCAAGCTTGGAAAAGAGAAATTTTGAATATGAAAGAGGTCAATGTAGAAGCTTACAAATACCTTATTGTTATTCCCCCAAG ATTGAGCAGTAACTGA
- the LOC106769116 gene encoding protein trichome birefringence-like 13 isoform X1: MKELNSSGIGMATREAYSQTPKKKVPLLPLLSLLCFTSIFLLLSQFRTTSSPSITHSLPTFHKRTQASCNFSDGKWITHPPRIPTYDHTCKEIFKGWNCLSANKSNAPLLPTWRWQPRHCDLPQFHPLNFLRTHTHTAIGFVGDSLNRNMFVSLFCALKSASEGQVKKWRPAGADRGFTFLAYNLTIAYHRTNLLARYGSWSASDKGGALETLGFREGYRVDVDVPDSTWAKALSFHDILIFNTGHWWWAPSKFDPVKSPMLFFKNDQPVIPPIRPDQGLDLVLEHMIKYVEKNARPGAVKFFRTQSPRHFEGGDWDQGGSCLRDRPLSIEQVEELFSVKNNGTNVETRLVNDHLYKALEGSDFIILDITHMSEFRADAHPASAGGKKHDDCMHWCLPGITDTWNDLFIELLNSKKYQVYLVSL, encoded by the exons ATGAAGGAGCTTAACTCATCTGGCATTGGAATGGCCACAAGGGAAGCTTACTCGCAAACCCCCAAGAAGAAAGTTCCtctccttcctcttctctctcttctctgcttcacttccatcttcctCCTTCTCTCCCAATTCAGAACCACCTCCTCCCCTTCCATAACCCACTCTCTTCCCACCTTCCACAAACGCACCCAAGCTTCCTGCAATTTCTCCGATGGAAAATGGATCACTCATCCTCCCAGAATTCCAACCTACGACCACACCTGCAAGGAGATCTTCAAGGGCTGGAATTGCCTCTCCGCCAACAAATCCAACGCCCCTCTTCTCCCCACCTGGCGCTGGCAGCCCCGCCACTGCGATCTCCCCCAATTCCATCCCCTTAACTTCCTCCGCACTCACACACACACCGCCATTG GGTTTGTCGGGGACTCGCTCAACAGGAACATGTTTGTGTCTCTCTTCTGCGCTCTCAAGAGTGCCTCCGAGGGCCAAGTCAAGAAGTGGCGCCCCGCTGGGGCTGACCGTGGATTCACCTTCCTCGCTTACAATCTCACCATCGCCTATCACCGTACCAATCTTCTCGCTCGTTATGGTAG CTGGTCCGCTAGTGATAAAGGTGGTGCCTTAGAAACTCTTGGATTCAGAGAGGGATATAGAGTTGATGTAGATGTTCCAGACAGCACGTGGGCAAAGGCTCTGAGTTTCCacgatattttaatttttaacacgGGACACTG GTGGTGGGCCCCTTCAAAATTTGACCCTGTTAAGTCCCCCATGCTTTTCTTCAAGAATGACCAGCCGGTAATCCCTCCAATACGTCCAGATCAAGGCCTGGATTTGGTTTTGGAGCACATG ATCAAGTATGTGGAGAAAAATGCACGGCCTGGTGCAGTCAAATTTTTTCGTACACAATCACCCAGACACTTTGAAGGAGGAGATTGGGATCAGGGTGGTTCCTGTCTAAGGGATAGACCTCTGTCGATAGAGCAG GTAGAAGAACTTTTCTCCGTGAAGAATAATGGGACAAATGTGGAGACTCGGCTGGTGAATGATCACCTCTATAAGGCTCTCGAGGGATCtgatttcattattttggaCATCACTCACATGAGTGAGTTCAGGGCTGATGCACACCCTGCTTCAGCTGGAGGGAAAAAACATGATGATTGTATGCACTGGTGCTTACCTGGAATTACAGATACCTGGAATGATTTGTTTATAGAGCTTCTGAACAGTAAGAAGTATCAAG TTTACCTTGTTTCCTTGTAG
- the LOC106769116 gene encoding protein trichome birefringence-like 13 isoform X2 — translation MKELNSSGIGMATREAYSQTPKKKVPLLPLLSLLCFTSIFLLLSQFRTTSSPSITHSLPTFHKRTQASCNFSDGKWITHPPRIPTYDHTCKEIFKGWNCLSANKSNAPLLPTWRWQPRHCDLPQFHPLNFLRTHTHTAIGFVGDSLNRNMFVSLFCALKSASEGQVKKWRPAGADRGFTFLAYNLTIAYHRTNLLARYGSWSASDKGGALETLGFREGYRVDVDVPDSTWAKALSFHDILIFNTGHWWWAPSKFDPVKSPMLFFKNDQPVIPPIRPDQGLDLVLEHMIKYVEKNARPGAVKFFRTQSPRHFEGGDWDQGGSCLRDRPLSIEQVEELFSVKNNGTNVETRLVNDHLYKALEGSDFIILDITHMSEFRADAHPASAGGKKHDDCMHWCLPGITDTWNDLFIELLNSKKYQGYR, via the exons ATGAAGGAGCTTAACTCATCTGGCATTGGAATGGCCACAAGGGAAGCTTACTCGCAAACCCCCAAGAAGAAAGTTCCtctccttcctcttctctctcttctctgcttcacttccatcttcctCCTTCTCTCCCAATTCAGAACCACCTCCTCCCCTTCCATAACCCACTCTCTTCCCACCTTCCACAAACGCACCCAAGCTTCCTGCAATTTCTCCGATGGAAAATGGATCACTCATCCTCCCAGAATTCCAACCTACGACCACACCTGCAAGGAGATCTTCAAGGGCTGGAATTGCCTCTCCGCCAACAAATCCAACGCCCCTCTTCTCCCCACCTGGCGCTGGCAGCCCCGCCACTGCGATCTCCCCCAATTCCATCCCCTTAACTTCCTCCGCACTCACACACACACCGCCATTG GGTTTGTCGGGGACTCGCTCAACAGGAACATGTTTGTGTCTCTCTTCTGCGCTCTCAAGAGTGCCTCCGAGGGCCAAGTCAAGAAGTGGCGCCCCGCTGGGGCTGACCGTGGATTCACCTTCCTCGCTTACAATCTCACCATCGCCTATCACCGTACCAATCTTCTCGCTCGTTATGGTAG CTGGTCCGCTAGTGATAAAGGTGGTGCCTTAGAAACTCTTGGATTCAGAGAGGGATATAGAGTTGATGTAGATGTTCCAGACAGCACGTGGGCAAAGGCTCTGAGTTTCCacgatattttaatttttaacacgGGACACTG GTGGTGGGCCCCTTCAAAATTTGACCCTGTTAAGTCCCCCATGCTTTTCTTCAAGAATGACCAGCCGGTAATCCCTCCAATACGTCCAGATCAAGGCCTGGATTTGGTTTTGGAGCACATG ATCAAGTATGTGGAGAAAAATGCACGGCCTGGTGCAGTCAAATTTTTTCGTACACAATCACCCAGACACTTTGAAGGAGGAGATTGGGATCAGGGTGGTTCCTGTCTAAGGGATAGACCTCTGTCGATAGAGCAG GTAGAAGAACTTTTCTCCGTGAAGAATAATGGGACAAATGTGGAGACTCGGCTGGTGAATGATCACCTCTATAAGGCTCTCGAGGGATCtgatttcattattttggaCATCACTCACATGAGTGAGTTCAGGGCTGATGCACACCCTGCTTCAGCTGGAGGGAAAAAACATGATGATTGTATGCACTGGTGCTTACCTGGAATTACAGATACCTGGAATGATTTGTTTATAGAGCTTCTGAACAGTAAGAAGTATCAAG GTTACAGATGA
- the LOC106769117 gene encoding putative branched-chain-amino-acid aminotransferase 7: MTLHSVSESGVDVENCADINWDELGFSPVPTDFMYVMKCAKGDNFSEGSLVPFGNIEINPFATIINYGQGIFEGLKAYRTEDGHIVLFRPEQNAQRMKMGADRFCMPYPSIDQFINAVKQTALANKRWVPPLGKGSLYIRPLLMGTGASLSVVPAPEYTLLVYCTPVTNYHKGALNLKVESKFYRAISGTGGTGGIKSVTNYAPVYAATTAAKADGFSDVLFLDSATGKNIEEVSACNVFVVKGNSICTPEANGAILPGITRKSIIEIALDLGYQVTERAISLEEMLDADEVFCTGTAVVVNSVSSVTYKETRTEYKTGAESLSEKLRKILVGIQTGSIEDSRGWTVRID; the protein is encoded by the exons ATGACTCTCCATTCTGTTTCAGAAAG CGGTGTTGATGTTGAAAACTGCGCTGACATAAACTGGGATGAGCTTGGATTCAGTCCAGTTCCGACAGATTTCATGTATGTCATGAAATGTGCAAAAGGAGACAACTTTTCTGAAGGATCCCTCGTTCCCTTTGGAAACATAGAGATCAACCCTTTTGCCACGATAATAAATTATGGACAG GGAATCTTTGAGGGGCTTAAGGCATATAGAACTGAAGATGGGCACATAGTCCTGTTTAGACCAGAACAGAATGCCCAACGAATGAAGATGGGGGCAGACAGATTTTGCATGCCATACCCATCCATTGATCAGTTCATTAATGCTGTAAAACAGACAGCTCTTGCCAACAAACGTTGG GTGCCTCCACTGGGGAAAGGATCGTTGTATATTAGGCCATTGCTCATGGGAACAGGAGCTTCTTTAAGCGTGGTTCCTGCACCAGAGTACACACTACTTGTTTATTGTACTCCTGTCACTAACTACCACAAG GGTGCACTAAACTTGAAAGTGGAGAGTAAGTTCTATCGAGCAATATCTGGCACTGGTGGAACCGGAGGGATCAAGAGTGTTACCAACTATGCACCT GTTTATGCTGCAACCACTGCAGCTAAGGCTGATGGATTCTCTGATGTCTTGTTCTTGGACTCAGCAACTGGAAAAAACATAGAAGAGGTTTCTGCATGCAATGTGTTTGTTGTGAAG GGTAATAGTATATGCACTCCGGAAGCAAATGGAGCCATCCTGCCTGGGATTACACGAAAATCCATCATTGAAATTGCCTTAGATTTGGGGTATCAG GTCACGGAACGTGCCATATCATTGGAGGAGATGCTGGATGCTGATGAAGTGTTCTGCACAGGAACTGCAGTTGTTGTCAACTCTGTTTCATCTGTAACCTACAAGGAAACAAG AACTGAATACAAAACAGGAGCAGAATCATTGTCGGAAAAACTGCGGAAAATACTAGTTGGAATTCAAACTGGGTCTATTGAAGACTCAAGGGGCTGGACAGTTCGAATAGATTGA